The Asterias amurensis chromosome 16, ASM3211899v1 genomic sequence TCTTGATGTTGCAAATTCCGTGTGAGGCAAAGTGAGTACTGTACGTGGATTATGGTTTGGAAtatccatacactgatgtgcCTCAATTTTAACTTGATTTAAAGAAGTTAGAAAAACATATCAGGTGGTTTAATATTATATGAACCACCATTGTTATTAATAGCTaccttttgtgaaaaaaattaacagGAGGAATCACGAGGTATTAAAGACCCTGAGGGTTTGAAGAGACGACAGCAACAAAAAGATGAAGCTGATAAACAGGCTGAAGCATTACAGCAACAAGGAGCAGGAGAAAACCAACTAGCGGTAAGTTGAGCATCTTCCTAAGAATCTTATAAGGCTCTTTTTATGTGGAGAAGGTTGTTAAACTTTGCAGTTTGGTGTTTGTGTGTGacatgttaaagggaaggtacatgtttggtaattgacaaagaccagacgtatcacttggtgtatcccaacataatatttaaataacaagcctgtgaaaagttgagctaaattggtcattgaatttgcgaGAAAACGATGagagaaaaaccacccttgttggaccagtttgaattgtgtgctttcagataaaaataaaagacctctggctagaagtattttatttttttagtgagaagttttctctttctcaaaatttatgctACTGCAGAGGGAGACATTTCTCAGATTgcttgatactatcaacagctctccatgctcgttaccaagttagtttttaagttaatattttatttgaataattaccaaacatgtaccttccctttagcaGTAATATTTCATCCACTGATTTTAACCTGTTTTTCCTTTTGACATTAACAGTGGCAAGTTGGCTGAGAAAACAATGCAGATGCAATCTTCAATTCCAGCATTCATTTAATGTAAATAATCTATGTGATAGTAAGTTTACAAGATATATATATTTGTGGCTTGAAACATTGTCTAGTTGTCATGTAACTATCGTTTTCATTTAAAACACTTCAACAGTTTGGATGATAACAAGAAAGTAGATAGAAATTTGCACCaaggataaaaaatattaatgttgGTGTTACCCATTGTTTACTCAGTAagttcccgagctctgtgaacaaaaatcacaggtatctttttgggtgggattcaaacccacaaactttgcaaatctagagcagttcATAccgtaccaactagaccaccgagattgctcaATAGCTAGAGGTGTGTAGGGTTCGACCTGCCTCTCGCTACCGGCAATTTCTGTGGTCTAaataatgcctgtgatttttgtcacagagctcaggaaagtatacagtgccaacacacatcggtgtacatgggtAAAACCGAAATGAAAAACcagaaattaaaggaacacgttgccatggatcggtcgagttggtctttgaaaagcgtttgtaaccgtttgttataaaatgcatatgattagaaagatattttaaaagtagaatataatgatccacacaagcatcactcgaaaatgcgtggttttccttttacctcgtcgacaaacatggttggccatttatgggagtcaaattcttgactcccatgaatcttgactcccataaatgccaaccatgttagttttcaaagtcaaaggaaaaccaagcaattttgaggcaattgtgtgtggattattgtattctactttcaaaacatctttctaaccatatatgcattttataacaaacggttacaaacacttttcaaagaccaactcgaccgattcaaggcaactcgttcctaTAAGTAACGTATCTAAACAACTCTTGCTATTAAATTGGTTCTTTCTACTCATGCAGAGAATTATACATTTAAGGTGTTGATGCAAGATGTAGGTCATGTTATGGTTAGACTAATTAATACCAGGTGACatacaatcctccaatcaaacgACATGGATGAACTTGTGCATCATGGACACTAATAAAAGAACGGACAACATCATCCCCTAAAAACTTTCAAGTAGTTTGGTAGTCCATGCTTTAAGACTCAAGGTACCGATATATCTGTTAAAGGGAAATTGCACCCTcagcaacaattgttttgttataccttggtaacattaatagtcctcttctcgaagttctgttgtaaTCGTCATACTTTATTACGACAGAGTAtccattgtttaataagcatatgaacaagaaacaattcctgactgttccctcgaacccgcgggtGTTTTgcacacagcgctggaaatcgaccaacattgggaacgatcaaggtgattgaaccggtgtacatcacttttcatgttacctaCCGCGCTATACATTACGCGCAGCGCGCATCCTTAGCCATggtacatgcgtatttgttgcacgtcaCATTATTGGTACTCGGCCAATCAAACTTTGCAATTttttaccgaggtataacaatgcaTCTTGTCAATTAGTGGTTTCAACTAGAcatatatttatttcttttttctttttttcgaggGGGGGGGAGTAGGGTAAGATATAAATTTGgagaacatttttattttacaaagaaaaacCATTTACAATAATTGCAAGACATACATAAACATGTTGAttgttgttatttcatgttGATTGTTGCTCCTTATATTATAGTTGATGTACTAATGAGGACATATTCTCCAATCAGTCTTTGGTTTACAGGTTATGCTCAAAAGATATTTAAATACAGAaagtaaacacatttttttcaacTACATTTCTAATCAGTTTTAGAATattttattatacaaataaatatatcaaGCATCATTTAAAATCTCTTTGTTCATGTTGATGCCAAGTGCTTGCCATTGTAATTTCTGAAAATATAACTGTATAAAGCTGCACTTGGCTTAAAGGGAagctacacgtttggtaattactcaaaacaaatattaacctaaaactgacttggtaacgcgcattggagagctgttgatagtataaaacattgtgggaaccgactccctctgaagtagcgtagtttttgagaactcactaaaaaaataaaagacttctagctagaacacaactcgtccaacaagagtgtttttttctttcataattttctcgcaacttcgatgaccaattggtccaaattttcataggcttgttattttatgcttatgatgggatacattaagtgagaacactggtctttggcaattaccaaacgtctagagaacactggtctttgaatattaccaaatgtgtacagggCCTTTGAAGCTAAATTTGCTACCGCATGCCTGCTCATGAAATACCAAACTTTGGTGAGTGCagctgcatcccatatccaagtGCAGCCTTTGGCCTCATTGGATACAGAAGCTCTTTATCACAGAATATAAATTCAtattaattcaatttaatattaTCAAGTTGATGTAATTCGTTGCACATATTGTGCTTAATATTGTTATCCAATCTCTACTCTACAAAGACCACCAACCATTAGTACTCTAAGGTCGTGTATGTATTATTTAGTTCAAGTTAATTGTT encodes the following:
- the LOC139949127 gene encoding uncharacterized protein — protein: MGACMPCLFGSADDYEETDPEERRQQQAEAAEKRIKQEESRGIKDPEGLKRRQQQKDEADKQAEALQQQGAGENQLAWQVG